Within the Miscanthus floridulus cultivar M001 chromosome 17, ASM1932011v1, whole genome shotgun sequence genome, the region gctcacaacgcatactagtgaaccacagcttggagcggacacgccacactttatagttggatccatCATCTTTCAATGGTGGTGGTTTTAGTGACGCAGCAAAACTAGCAGCCAAAAATGACCTAtcaagtttttggattgttgaacatttggtcaatttacgacttatattaatccataaatacgacttaaacaatagtaacagtaccactaaccatactgtaacagcaccactactgcagatagtatttaacagtgcagcaaccaagtgtgctaaaaacgctaacagaatagcatataaacaatagcgcacagtgagattagatttataccctagggtgggactgccggtacccgcggacagtgagccaccatcttctccgtcgttggtgttggtgcggccaccagtcctcctcgtgtccaccatgttgtAGAGGAGGTCGCGCCGAgagactcctgcaggtgcggtgtcggagcagtggcacgggaagctcctgcaggtgcggtgtcacagcagtagcacgggaagctcctgcaggtgcggtgtcggagcagtggcacgggaagctcctgcaggtgcggtgtcgcagcagtagcacgagactctcccgtcaggaagcagaagcccccgaataggaaactgcagacggggcagcagtcgcaccgggaagccggcgctccccaaaaacttgattccccgcctacccgtgcaggtacgcttgacgggggaagttccggaggcctactaccgaagctccctgtgcgcgtagggaactccggtcggagatgcagacgaacagctcagcgctcagatgttgcggagaggaggaagaggaagagtcgggtctcGCACCCCTGGAACAGGGGCGCCCTCCCCTCATTATAGCCGCGCAATTCCCCATCTGTCCGTTAGGCCCTATCGGGGGAATGAACCTGTCCTGTCAggggaatgaacctggacagggtggttgggcgttgggagttggctgcggcggctagggttttggttgggccaagcgacaaaaccaggCCAAACCACGCCAGGCCACGGCCCGTGGCCACGGCGCGTCGCGCGGGCgggcggctcggctcggctcggcggcggcgcgcgcgtgtggcctcccggttctccctctcaacttgtctatgtgagagtcctaagactcactatttaagttgataacctttttagtgaatttcccatatggtactaatcacttttccacttaacaataattgtgggcctttgaaatttatttgattaattagaataaataatgggcctggcccaaattaatctaacatGTTCCTGGAAGACCAAATGCACCACCACATGAATGATGAAAATGTCcatgaaaaaaaagaaatttGCTGCTGTTGTCTTTGTGGCCTTGTGGGTACCCAAAATTGATTAAATTCCAACACTCTTTTTGCAAAGGTGCAATCCAATAACAAATGCTCTACTGTTTCTTCACTGGACTGTGAGCAAAGCATACAATTGTACTCTTTAAGAGCCATACCTTTAGTTCTAAGTATGTTCCTTGTGCTTATCCTGTCTTTAGTAGCAACTAGAAGAAGACTTATGGTTGCATTGACATGAAGATTTCCAAAGCCACTTGAAAGCTTCATGAGCATCAGAATGAGTGGTTAGAGCTCTGTATGCCTTAGAGGAACTCACATATTTAGAGTTCCAGATATATATCCGGGTGTCATGCACGCATCTTATAACTCCAAAATTTGCAGCTTCTCATTCAAAAATTGAAGCTGAGAAAAGGCTTCTTTAGACAAGGCAGATTGAAGAGATCATTCATTGACGCTTATTCATTAACTATACTCGAAGAGCATCTTCAGCTAAGATCATATTTTTCACCTTATTTTCAAATGTTCTATTTCTAGGGCCCAACTCTATCAATGACTCTTAAGTCACAACCATCTTTTAcaaatgacatgtgggcccactcTGTCAGTGACTTAACCAATATGTTTCATTTTCTCTTTCCCTGACTTTTTCGCATGTATCGCAAGTCCAACGTTTCCAATTCAACCGATTTTGCTTGTGTAGCTAACCACCTCATTCACCCGCTTGTCCTTCGGTAGGCGGTGGCTGCCCTCGCACCTCGCCCTCGTTTTTGTGATTAAGCTGTGGTGGATTCGGCCGATCGAGCAAGAGTAGATGCAACGGATCTTGTAGGGCACGACTGCAAGGCCTAACACTGCGCTGGAGGCTTGCCGTTCCTAAAGGAGAGAGTTGAGTTCCACCAGCTCTtgacccctccctctccccctccgGCATCCTCGCCAATAGCATGAGGGGGCGGGCTGGCCCTCCGGATCTGTGTAGTCCATAGACgtagtttttttttctagtttCACTAGCAGTTCTTTTGAATAAAGCTCTCGTCAATTTCACCCATGGTGGTGGGTGGTGCGAGGCTCCAATTGTCGTGTTCTTAGAGATCACTGCCTTTGGTTCTTTTTCTCATCTGCTCTTCTGTGTCGTTTGTGATGGGTGGTTGGCCTGACATCGTTGACACTGTCGGGATCTAGGAAGCCAATGTCCTTGTCGTTTTAGTCACACAGGTCACTAGGAgaatgctgttgctgctgctgccgccgccgctcaaGCAAGTGTGGTTGCGCCCCTATGAAAGGATCTAGATGGCTAGAGGGGACAGAGGGTTGAGTAGtttattaaaaatttctataaaaAATCACAATACTAGAGCAAAGTGGTTAGAACGATAAACAATTTTGCCTAGCCTAATCCACCCAATGCAAGCTGCCTCAACAATTTTAATAGCAAGTTAACACTACTACAAGTTTACTCAAACAAGCAAGGATGCTAGCACTGCTATAGTTGAGCTAAACTAGTGAAGCAACTAAACTAGCTACTTCTACTAACTAAAACTAATCTACAACTAGAGAGCTACTACTGCAAGCAACTAACATACAAGCAAGGTATACAAATGTAAAGCACAAATGTGAGTAGCAAGCCATCGGGGCAAGAGATGACAAGAGATTTATCCCTGACATCCTCGTCGAGGCGAGTCTCTACCGATTCGCATGCTAACAAGCCTCTCAAGCTTGACCACAAGCTCGGTAAAGGGGGTGGCAGGCTCCTAGCGAAGCTCCGGCGCAAGCTCACGACGTTCCCTCTTAGGGTGGGGGTGGCATGGCTCCGTGTGAAGCTCTAGCATGTGAGCTGAGGGCACGGGCAACACCCGCTTTGGGCACGGGCAGCACGGATCTGAGTGGCACAGCGTGGCTTTGATCATGGGCGGGCACGACGTAGCTTTGATTGGGGGTGGGGAGGTGGCGAACGAGATGTTGGGGGCTGGGGAGGGAGCAGTTGGTAATAAagaagatgagagagagagagaggatggcaTGCGGGTCCCACTTAATTGGATGTTAACAAATCAGAAACAGTCATGTATTCCTTTGTCCTCATCCCTCCAACCAAACACCAAGTAGGGATATCCCTTTCCCCAAAAACCAAACGCAGAGACAGAACCATTCAACCACAGAAAAACTGGAATGGATACATCCTCTCCCTGTTATCCTAGAACCCCTTCTTTATGGAAACATCATAGATGAGCAACTACCTGTGGACTCTCATCATATCATTAGGCACACATCACACAAAAGTGGCAGCATATATAATCTACTCCACAAGATACTTGGTGGGAGAATAATTTAAATAGGAATAGAAGGGAAGGTCCACCCATGTGCTTTCAGTGTACCAGCTAAGCATTAAAATCTATGGTTTCTTCCTTGGTTTACAAAGGATAAAATCTTAGTTAAAGAACAAACCGAGTAGCTGTTCAATTGATAGGACACATCAGATTGAGTTTAGCATCATAGAATCATTCAAGCTTCCTGCAGGGAAAAGTGGTGGTACACATAGACTGGTGATATGTCTCTACAACAAATTGGGCAATGGCCATACTGATATCAACAGATTACCATATTTATATACGTCGTCTATTCAGCTGTGAATCAACCTATAGTCAAGATATGCTGCCATGTATGACGAATAAAATTCTAATGAATGAATTGTGGCAATTGTCTCCTATATGCTTGCTTATAATACTGTGTTGTACAGTATCAGCTGTGCCGGCCCTTCAGTTTATAGGCACCTTCCTATTGGGCTCAAAGACATACTTGATCAACGAGTCTTTGATCGATAGCAGCTCGGGGAACTCCTTCTTCAGCTTGGTTGCATCCATCTCATTGTTGCTTCGTGGCGCGACAATAACCTTGGCCTGCTCCTCAAGGGTGAAGTTTGTCCACTTGAAGCTAGGGTCGATGTACTGCTTGTGCATCTCTAGGATCTCGTTGTGGCTGACAACGCCGGGGTTGGTGAAGTTATAGATGCCCCGCAGGTTCCTCTTTGCCATCTCCACTGAGATAGGCAGGAGCTCGTCCAACATCGTCATGCTATTGGGGATGTTCACCACCTTGTTGTAACGGCTGATCTTTGTCACAAAGTTTCGGGGGTTGCTGAGGTCAGAGGATATTGGCATTCGAACTCGCAGAGTGCAGACGTTCTCATACTCCCTCAATAGCTCCTCGACCTGCATTTTCAAGAGAGTAACCACATGTTTGTTTCTATATTTGAAACATGAAAATGTCAACTTAGGAGTTTAGACAAAAACAATGTTATAAGTACTGAAGATAGCAAAGCCATCCATTGCAGGGGTAACCAGCATTTACTGACTTACCATTGCCTTCGTCTTCGAGTAGAATGAACCTGTAAAATTTGGTGTATCTTCCTCTTTGAAGCCGATACCTGACCCTTCGGGATGATGTGCATCATACTCAAATATGCACCCAGTGGCATAGTTCATCATCAATAAGCCATGCTCCCTACATATGTCTGCTAGATTTAAGGTGCCCACAACATTGGTACGAATGGTGTCTGGCTTGTGTGACTCACACCAGTCAACATTGGGCCTTCCAGTAACGCCAGCGGCATTGAAGACATGTGTTGGCTTAATAGTTTGGATATCCAGGATGAGTGAAGAACGTTCTTGCAAGCGGCCTTTTCCATACTCATATGGAATTCCTTTCTTCTCACATATTTTTCCAAGAAGTCCACCGATCCATCCTGTCCTGCCATATATCAGGAACTTGAAGGCATGAGTTTCTAGAGCATTATCTGATGTTGAAGTGACCTTTGTTTGAATGTTATTAAACTGACTAAGAATTCCTTTAATCTCCTCAGAGCCCTCGTACCCTGGCATCATCAATGTCCTCGGATGAGGCAGTAAGGCCCCAGAAACATCACCCCAATAATCAGAATTTGCTACATACCATTCCATTGTCTTTTTTAAGCCTTCCTCCCATTGGGTGCGCTCAGCCCATCCAAGGCTCTTGAGCTTCTCATCGTCCAAGAAATACCTCTGGTCATTGAAAGGTCTGTTCTCGACAAACATGATGACTTTGTCAGCTTCAAGATTGAAAAGCTTACAAACATCTTTTGCTACATCAATTACTGTCCTCTCTCTCTTTGTTCCAATATTATAAACATGTCCAACTTCTCCATGATGAAGAATGACCTCAAATGCCTCTGCAACATCCTCACAATAGATGTAGCTACGGACATTGCCTCCATCACCATGGATAGGGAGGGGCTCCCCTCTCATTGCCAAGAGAATGAACTTTGGGATAAGCTTCTCAGGAAACTGATTTGGGCCATAGACATTGTTTCCTCGAGTGGTGATAACCGGCAGTCCATAGGATCTCCCATATGCCATGACAAGCATCTCTGCTCCCGCTTTGGTGGCTGCATATGGGTTTGTAGGAAGCAGCTGTGATGCTTCATGGTTCCCAACAACTGCATCCTCATCAGTCTCCCCATAGACCTCATCAGTGCTGACGTGGATGAACCTCTTGATCTGGCCAGTAATCCTGCAGGCCTCAAGAAGAACATGTGTACCATAAATATTGTTCTTGGTAAATTCGAAAGAATTCCCAAATGAATTGTCGACATGTGTCTGGGCTGCGAAGTGCATTATGGTGTCAATGTTCTCTGTGACAAGAAGGAAGTTGACAAGATCAGCGCTTGCAATATCACCCTTGACAAACTTGAAGTTTGGTGATGAGCTCACAGGGAGCAGGTTTTTCAGATTAGAGCAGTAGTCAAGTTTGTCAAGGACGACGATCTTGTAATCGGGGTACTTCTTGGTAACACGGATCGCGACATGGGATGCGATAAAGCCAGCAGCTCCTGTAATGAGGATATTCTTAGGCTTGTAAGGCCTCGCCATATCCCCTGTATAACTTTTAGAATCCTGCTGTAAGAGCAAAGTAACTAGTTAGGATCAGATCTGACAACATGATGAAAGATCAAATTAATGCTGCAGATATGAATTGCATTCAAACAGGGGAAAGATAATAAATTCTCACAGTTAATGATGAAGATTTACATGTCACAGCATTCAGACAGGGCGAACATGACACAAAAGTTCTAACTATAAGAAGTTGAAATTACGGCtgcaaaaagaagaaaaaagaaacatTGCTAGCAGGAAGCAGGAATACAAATGTTTGATGTTCCAAAGAAACATGAAAACAATTCCATGTGCATGTGGGAGCAGAGCAATTGGATGCCAGTCCATAAATATTTTTGTGAGTCCATATATACATGAGAAAATATATCATGTTAAACAATTAAAGCACACAAACTGAAAGTGTGTTGAAAAATGACACCGTGCGTGTACAAATACAACTGAGAACTCAGATCAGCTTAGCACGTGGTAGTATTAGTTAAGCACTTCCTTGCAATCAAGAGAGAAGGAATGCTGCATTGAATCTACTGGTAACTGATCTGTTGCCACTATATATCTCAATCATCCCAACGCAAAACAGGAGAGAACACATTCCTGTAGGAAAAACAGGATACTATTTCACTAATGAAATCACCGAACGCTGTAAATAGATAAAACATAGAGGTCGGCAAATATGCACCAAGATCCCACTCGCAGAGGATATTGTCCTTTTTCAAGAAGATGACCAGAATCTGCTGGAGCATAATGTCCGTTTTTCATTTGCACATCAGGGAGCAAACATGCCAAATTTTCTCAGTGAAAGCTCAATTAACCTACTAAATTAAATATACTGTCACGCTAATTAGACCAACTTCGTGTCACCGTGGGACGGCAATGAAAATTGATAATAATCGATGCAAAGAAAAACAGCACGACAATATTCTTTGGCGTTCTCGCTTTCAGACCCAACCTGTTGTCAGAGAAAGAAGCGAACACCAAGCATGCAAATACGCAATGCAGGAGGCTGGATGGCGAAGTCCCGCAACCATGACAACGAGAAGTCTATGCGCGTCGCCTCAGGGGACGCAGCGGACCAGCATcgattagagagagagagagagggtgcggTTTGTACCGTACGCAATGCGCGCCTCAGCCGGGACAGCGTCGGTTGAGAGAGACCTGAGAGATCGCGGAGGAGAGGTGGTTAATAAATGCAGGCGGTGGTCGTGGTggaagggaggaggggagggcggaaTGCACGGGCGGTGTTGGGTTTGGTTTGTGCTTTTTTGGCTTTTGGTTTTGGGGAGGAAGGACAAGTGTGTAGTGGTGGAGAAGGCGCCCACGCATTAGTATCTATATATGTCGGGGCATTCTACTAAAAAAGATGTTGTGTGTTACTgattaaaataaataatatatatacACTTAGTTTTATTCTTATTCTTATAAGGAATATTTATGATAGATAGATAAGTATTAa harbors:
- the LOC136518249 gene encoding trifunctional UDP-glucose 4,6-dehydratase/UDP-4-keto-6-deoxy-D-glucose 3,5-epimerase/UDP-4-keto-L-rhamnose-reductase RHM3-like, translating into MARPYKPKNILITGAAGFIASHVAIRVTKKYPDYKIVVLDKLDYCSNLKNLLPVSSSPNFKFVKGDIASADLVNFLLVTENIDTIMHFAAQTHVDNSFGNSFEFTKNNIYGTHVLLEACRITGQIKRFIHVSTDEVYGETDEDAVVGNHEASQLLPTNPYAATKAGAEMLVMAYGRSYGLPVITTRGNNVYGPNQFPEKLIPKFILLAMRGEPLPIHGDGGNVRSYIYCEDVAEAFEVILHHGEVGHVYNIGTKRERTVIDVAKDVCKLFNLEADKVIMFVENRPFNDQRYFLDDEKLKSLGWAERTQWEEGLKKTMEWYVANSDYWGDVSGALLPHPRTLMMPGYEGSEEIKGILSQFNNIQTKVTSTSDNALETHAFKFLIYGRTGWIGGLLGKICEKKGIPYEYGKGRLQERSSLILDIQTIKPTHVFNAAGVTGRPNVDWCESHKPDTIRTNVVGTLNLADICREHGLLMMNYATGCIFEYDAHHPEGSGIGFKEEDTPNFTGSFYSKTKAMVEELLREYENVCTLRVRMPISSDLSNPRNFVTKISRYNKVVNIPNSMTMLDELLPISVEMAKRNLRGIYNFTNPGVVSHNEILEMHKQYIDPSFKWTNFTLEEQAKVIVAPRSNNEMDATKLKKEFPELLSIKDSLIKYVFEPNRKVPIN